The Dehalococcoidia bacterium genome contains the following window.
AACTGCCGTTGTACTTGACACGCACTCTTTCACGAATGATGGCCCTCTGTTCCGAAATCGCCTGATATATTGCCGAAGAAAGGTCTGCTCTGAGTCCTTCCCTTGCTGTATCCAGAATATTCAGGCTGGGTTTCCCGGAAGCAATCTCCATGTACTTTTCCGTTCGCCCGCGGATATAGACCAGGCGGTGCTTCTCGTCAATCACGGCAAAGGTGGGAGCATAGTTATCCAGAAATATCTTTTCACCGATCTCGTGAATCCTGGCTTCCGCCAGCTGCGGCATGGGCCGGCTGGTTGACCCGCACAAAGCAGGAGCCAATGCGGAGGGGAATCTTAGCCTCTCGGCAGAGACCACCGTTTCAAGCCGCCGGTATATCTTCCACTTCTTATCCAGTATGCTGAACAAGTCTGTAGAGTCGCCGACGGTTTCGGAACTTCCCAGGAAGAGAGTTCCACCGGGGTTAAGGGCATAGTGCATTAGAGGCAGTAATCGCTTTTGAACATCGCTCTCCAGGTAAATCAGAAGATTGCGGCAGCAGACCAGGTCCATTCTGAAGAAGGGCGGACCTTTGATCAAGTCCTGCGGCGCAAAGGTCACCATTTCCCGGATTTCTTTCCTGATGCGATACGTGTTTTTCTCTTTAACAAAGAACCGCCTTAATCGTTCCGGCGTAATATCGGCGGCAATGCTGGCCGGGTACATGCCGGTCCGGGCCACATTCAGCGCATCAATGTCGATATCCGTGCCATAGATCTGGACCTGCAAATGCTTCTCAAGTTCGCTCAGGCACTCTGAGATGATCATAGCCACTGAATAAGATTCCTCACCGGTGGCGCAACCGGCTACCCACACTCTCAAGTCGCTGCCTGGAGCCTTGCTTTGTATTGACTCTTTGAGCCTCGCCTTCAGCGCTTCAAAGGCTTCCGGGTCGCGGAAGAAATTGGTGACGTTGATCAGGAGATCCCGCAGCAAAGCCTTTGCTTCATCTTCGTTTTCCTTCAGAAAACGCACATATCGGGAAACGTCATTGATCTGGTTGACGCTCATCCGCCGCTGGAGCCGGCGACGGATGCTGGCTTGTTTGTAGGCAGAAAAATCGTGACCGGTTCTGGTTCGCAGGATAGCAAACATCTGCTGCAGCGGTTCTTGAGCTTCCTCGACCATATTGCTAATCTTGGCACCGTTGATGGCCGAATGCTGCACAAACTGAACCAGCTTCTCCGGCATCTGCTCGGGCTTGAGCACAAAATCGGCCAGACCGGCACCGATGGCGCTGCGCGGCATGCCGTCATATCGGGCCGATTCCGGGTCCTGGACCAAGACTGTGCCCATCTTTTCCTTAATGGCCCTCAGGCCAAGAATGCTGTCCGTTCCTGTCCCCGAGAGTATAATGCAGATGGCCTCCGAACCCTTTTCTTTTGCCAGCGAACGGAAGAAGAAATCCACGGGAAGCTTCAGCCGCGACGGCGTCACTGGCTCCTCCAGATATAGAGCACCGTTCGCTATCCCCATGCTCCTGTTTGGCGGATTCAGGTAGATGGAGTTTGGCTCCACCTTCATACCATCGGTAGCCACATGGATAGACATCCGGGTAAGACGGGACAGGATTTCGGGCGTTGAACTTTGACGAGCGGGGTTAAGGTGTTGCAGGATAACAAAGGCCATGCCGCTCTCCGATGGCATGTGCGTAAAGAATTGCTCTATCGCCTCCAGCCCGCCGGCTGAAGCGCCAATACCGACGATGCGAACCCTTGGCTCTGCAGGTGGGGCAATCTCATCTGCTGGCGTTTGAGGCGTCTTACGTCTGGGGCGTTTTTCTGCAGGCGCTTTGGGCTCCTTTGCCTTTTTTGCCATATCGTACCTCCCAGGTCGCATCGGGCCATGATTCCGAGGTCTGCCATTGGGTTCGAATAGTTGCATTGTAGCACAATTCTTAGTCCATGGCATGGCGGTGCATATGGGTGTCTTTGGGCAATCAGGTAATCCAGGGGCAGTCAGGTGTCCAAACCAGAGAATCCGGCTTCAGAAACCCAGTTTCAGTTCAGGATCCGCAGAGTGTATTTACATGTCCGGGATGCCCAATCTTCTTGGAGAGGGTACCGCGGTGAAGGGTTTCTCTGAAAACGGGGATGGGACATTCGCTACAGTGGGGAGTGGTATGGCTGAACCTTATGCTACCTTGTAATACCTGATTCGTGACTTCTTTGTGAGACTGGCGCATAAGTTAGTGATTGATCTGTGACACCTTCGGACTACAATAATGTCACCGGAATAGACTGGTGCAACAGAGGAAAAGCCACACGATGGGACCATCATGGAATTCCGGAGGCCTGTTCCCCTGCTCTTCATGAGTGGGGCAGAACGCGAGGCGCCATAATAGTTCCAGGCAACTGGCCGCAGTGATCGGGCTCTGGCGGCAACTATAGGGTAACCAGCCGGATTGTCCGAATCTACGAAGCTATGTAATGGAAGCTGAGGTTCAAGAAAACTCTAAGGGGAGAGACCCGGGTGGAGATAGGAACGAGGTTTGTTGCGCCTGGAGAACCAACATCGAATCTGAATCTGAAGCAAGCTCGATTCATGATTAAACAAGGCTACAACATTTCCAGGATGGGTATAGTGACGATGGCTCGTCGCGAGTACAGAATAGCCTCCTGTGATTTGATGCGTCACGTCTCCTGCTATTTGTGGGGGATAACATGCAGATCAGTCAAGGGTTAACCCTATTGAAGGGTCTCATTCATGAGATTATGTTTAGAGGCATACAGAGGGCTCACAGCAGCAAATAAAGCCTTAATCAGAACTGCCGAGTGGTCCATAGCGGATCAGTTGGAAGCCCAAACAACCCCAGCCATGTCTGACCAGATTACCCCAGTTCATCAGAGGCTCTCAATCTTCTAACCGGGTCACCGAATAATCCAAGAACTGATGACGCTGGAGGGGAAGCATGAAGAAGAAACCGAAGAGAAGCAGGCAACCAGTAGCCAAAGACAAGACGCTTCAGGCAAAGGCAGACAAGGTCGTGACGGTGAGCGCCTTCACCGATGAATTGCTCAAGGCCGTCAACGATGGTGTCCTTGTGCTGGATATTGAGGACCGGGTGATTGAAGTCAATAAGGCTCTCCTGGGAATGCTGGGATTGAGAAAAGAGGATGTGCTAGAACACAGGGCTCATCATCTGCTCGGATCGTTAGCTGATCCGGCAGAAATGAAGAAGGACCTCGCCGCAATGAAACAACTCAAGGCGAGCCTTCCGGCAGGAGATATGGAGCTTTCCGTTACAACCAAACCTGGTAACAAACGCACGTTGTCAGTGGTTCACAGTGTGGTGAGGGGAACCGACGGCAACCCAACTGCGCAGCTTGTAGTGGTGAGGGATATCACCGAGCGCAGGCAATTGGGAAATATCCCGCCGCAAGCGGCAGAAAGCCTGCGTGCCTTGAGCGACAATCTACCCGACTGCATGGTATATCAAATAGAAGCGTATCCTGATGGCACCCGGCGGTTTGTCGATGTCAGTGCGGCATGTGAGAGGTTACATGGGGTAACGAAAGAGGCGGTTCTGCACGATGCGACACTCCTGTATGGGCAAATCCATGAAGAAGACCGGGCCCGGTTTGCGGAGGCAGAGATGGTTAGCTTCCGCAACATGACCACTTTCGAAATGGAGACGAGATTTCGCACCGCTGCGGGAGACGTACGATGGTCGCTCGTACGCTCGGCGCCTCGACGTGTGCCGGATCGAGAGGGCGTTTTGTGGGACGGGATGGAAATCGACATAACCGAACGCAAGAGATCTGAAGAGAAACTACGGGAGAGCGAGGACAGGTTTTCGAAGGCATTCCGCTCAAGTCCCAATCTGATGGCCATCACCACCCTATCAAACGGCCGTGTGGTTGATGTCAACGAGGCTTATTGTTCCTTTTCCGGCCACACCCGCGAAGAGATCGTTGACC
Protein-coding sequences here:
- a CDS encoding chemotaxis protein CheB; amino-acid sequence: MAKKAKEPKAPAEKRPRRKTPQTPADEIAPPAEPRVRIVGIGASAGGLEAIEQFFTHMPSESGMAFVILQHLNPARQSSTPEILSRLTRMSIHVATDGMKVEPNSIYLNPPNRSMGIANGALYLEEPVTPSRLKLPVDFFFRSLAKEKGSEAICIILSGTGTDSILGLRAIKEKMGTVLVQDPESARYDGMPRSAIGAGLADFVLKPEQMPEKLVQFVQHSAINGAKISNMVEEAQEPLQQMFAILRTRTGHDFSAYKQASIRRRLQRRMSVNQINDVSRYVRFLKENEDEAKALLRDLLINVTNFFRDPEAFEALKARLKESIQSKAPGSDLRVWVAGCATGEESYSVAMIISECLSELEKHLQVQIYGTDIDIDALNVARTGMYPASIAADITPERLRRFFVKEKNTYRIRKEIREMVTFAPQDLIKGPPFFRMDLVCCRNLLIYLESDVQKRLLPLMHYALNPGGTLFLGSSETVGDSTDLFSILDKKWKIYRRLETVVSAERLRFPSALAPALCGSTSRPMPQLAEARIHEIGEKIFLDNYAPTFAVIDEKHRLVYIRGRTEKYMEIASGKPSLNILDTAREGLRADLSSAIYQAISEQRAIIRERVRVKYNGSLQMVNLTVAPFAAHGMPPGFLLVVFQEGGRATEGARISPVAKSRRRIAELEGDLKFTRENLHFTIEDLEAANEELKSANEELLSNNEELQSTNEELDTSREELQSLNEELSTLNTEIQDRNEQLATANDDLKNFLNRTDIAIIFLDDGLNIRSFTPATSDVFNLRAVDEGRPLEHITSRLAYDKVVNDARKVLRTLRPKEMEVQRKDGCWYKMRILPYFTTQNVVSGLVMSFLNIDEEKKAAEGWRQTTDYLDNLFNYASAPIIVWDPELKITRFNHAFERLTGLSADEVLGHELGILFPGESRDTYMDHVRRATVSERWEAVEINIRHVDGSVRTLLWNSATLLAADGKTPVATIAQGIDITERKQLEMETKRLQRESAESLAEFQTVLDATPVAVWIAHDTECRAITGNICANQLFGVQPGDNISPSALPGEAAIAYRVFRNGAELKPEELPAHVAAATGKPVAPQEHEFIFEDGHRLYMLFGAAPLVDVHGHTR